A single genomic interval of Spinacia oleracea cultivar Varoflay chromosome 6, BTI_SOV_V1, whole genome shotgun sequence harbors:
- the LOC130463261 gene encoding uncharacterized protein, with protein sequence MFELLATVLNDLVFELLRLLLVVCCCGLQCAVSGCCWLAAVTFYCCFAGAFKCSLFCLVCISNLYDRHISKSNQGAQLMFLLMVKESCVISWWGCIGDTSVCCNWKI encoded by the exons ATGTTTGAGCTTCTTGCCACCGTCCTCAATGATTTGGTTTTTGAG CTGCTGCGTCTGTTATTGGTTGTCTGCTGCTGTGGTTTACAGTGTGCAGTGTCTGGTTGTTGCTGGCTTGCTGCTGTTACTTTCTACTGTTGCTTTGCTGGTGCTTTCAA GTGCAGTCTGTTCTGTTTGGTGTGCATAAGTAATCTCTATGA CCGACATATCAGCAAGTCCAATCAAGGCGCTCAGCTTATGTTCCTGCTGATGGTGAAG GAAAGTTGCGTTATTAGCTGGTGGGGATGTATTGGCGATACTTCTGTTTGCTGCAATTGGAAGATTTAG
- the LOC130463260 gene encoding uncharacterized protein, whose protein sequence is MDFGYCFVNGVPGSFYDRLFPTNHLHFVHSSYSLQWLSKVPADIEDNKENIYIARTSPSNLLRLLLVVCCCGLQCAVSGCCWLAAVTFYCCFAGAFKCSLFCLVCISNLYDRHISKSNQGAQLMFLLMVKESCVISWWGCIGDTSVCCNWKI, encoded by the exons ATGGATTTTGGGTATTGTTTTGTGAATGGTGTCCCTGGCTCTTTTTATGACAGGCTTTTTCCCACCAACCACTTGCATTTTGTTCATTCTTCGTATAGCCTCCAGTGGCTATCTAAG GTGCCAGCAGACATAGAGGACAACAAGGAGAACATTTACATAGCAAGGACAAGCCCGTCTAAT CTGCTGCGTCTATTATTGGTTGTCTGCTGCTGTGGTTTACAGTGTGCAGTGTCTGGTTGTTGCTGGCTTGCTGCTGTTACTTTCTACTGTTGCTTTGCTGGTGCTTTCAA GTGCAGTCTGTTCTGTTTGGTGTGCATAAGTAATCTCTATGA CCGACATATCAGCAAGTCCAATCAAGGCGCTCAGCTTATGTTCCTGCTGATGGTGAAG GAAAGTTGCGTTATTAGCTGGTGGGGATGTATTGGCGATACTTCTGTTTGCTGCAATTGGAAGATTTAG